In one Nocardioides sp. NBC_00368 genomic region, the following are encoded:
- a CDS encoding LLM class flavin-dependent oxidoreductase has translation MKLSVLDLVPVRKDQSSADALAATLSLAKVADELGFERYWLAEHHNMPAVGSTNPPVLISLVAGATERIRVGSGGVMLPNHAPLVVAEQFALLEAAFPGRIDLGIGRAPGTDPVTSWALRHGAGGVTDDAVNRFPEYLDNIVSMMAPEGVGLMAGGRQHVLHATPSAASVAELWLLGSSDYSARLAAEKGLPYVFAHHFAGNGTDTKAMIELYRSTFQPSELLSEPKTFLTVNASVAETAEEADRRALPQLLTMLKLRTGQPLTAQPSIEEAEKTEIPEAHQGLVDTMRGRWVIGSAAYAKARLAGMADEYGVDEVMVNPVGSAYEGTDPRTAPAREETLRLLAS, from the coding sequence GTGAAGCTGAGCGTTCTCGACCTCGTCCCTGTCCGCAAGGACCAGTCCTCTGCTGATGCCCTGGCCGCGACGCTGTCGCTGGCGAAGGTGGCCGACGAGCTGGGGTTCGAGCGCTACTGGCTCGCCGAGCACCACAACATGCCGGCGGTCGGGTCGACCAACCCGCCGGTGCTGATCTCGCTGGTGGCCGGTGCGACCGAACGGATCCGGGTCGGGTCCGGGGGAGTGATGTTGCCCAACCACGCGCCGCTGGTCGTCGCCGAGCAGTTCGCGCTGCTGGAGGCGGCTTTCCCCGGGCGTATCGACCTCGGCATCGGCCGTGCGCCGGGGACCGACCCGGTGACGTCGTGGGCGCTGCGCCACGGCGCCGGGGGAGTCACCGATGACGCGGTCAACCGGTTCCCGGAATACCTCGACAACATCGTCTCGATGATGGCGCCCGAGGGGGTCGGGCTGATGGCCGGCGGCCGCCAGCACGTGCTGCACGCGACCCCGTCGGCCGCATCGGTCGCCGAGCTCTGGCTGCTCGGCTCCTCCGACTACTCCGCGCGCCTGGCCGCCGAGAAGGGCCTGCCCTACGTCTTCGCCCACCACTTCGCGGGCAACGGCACCGACACCAAGGCGATGATCGAGCTCTACCGCTCGACCTTCCAGCCCTCCGAGCTGCTCAGCGAGCCCAAGACGTTCCTGACGGTCAACGCGAGCGTCGCCGAGACCGCCGAGGAGGCCGACCGCCGGGCGCTGCCGCAGCTGCTGACCATGCTGAAGCTGCGCACCGGTCAGCCGCTGACCGCGCAGCCCAGCATCGAGGAGGCCGAGAAGACCGAGATCCCCGAGGCCCACCAGGGGCTCGTGGACACGATGCGCGGCCGTTGGGTCATCGGCTCCGCCGCGTACGCGAAGGCACGGCTGGCCGGGATGGCCGACGAGTACGGTGTGGACGAGGTCATGGTGAACCCGGTCGGATCTGCGTACGAGGGGACGGACCCGCGCACGGCGCCGGCTCGCGAGGAGACCCTGCGCCTGCTGGCGAGCTGA
- a CDS encoding sensor histidine kinase, translating to MPPTPVTPPISSTPPPPQEDEDEAWPEIMEQFGIQLISLAEQMRISLDGLEADEDDPERLKKLYEVDHAVTRMRRASRDLRTLAGRAEDEMGGIDTSLLDIIRMALSGIERYNQVTIGRVSDLAVIGYAADDVSCLIAALLDNATKYSPGAVTINVHLADAGDVLFRIEDTGIGIPERSVGRLNALLAGPIVELVSKSGSHTGFPVVHRIARKYDIDVRLATRPAPGNGMIAMVTVPAQLLCEVPVAPMERAEAPTTSSASSIAVLPPAPRRRGPQAVPRPAAQAARPETRSSSLEPVRRPMQQSSPETGSFPVQQPARHPAAQFAPPPSEQPSQDLSTDTMKTPIPLPGETAGTDETNETSTPAEQSGPVESGALPRREPVSLRTNQTEPDAAVGQQTAETSPEDQSAARHSFADDLDAFSLGS from the coding sequence GTGCCACCCACACCTGTGACGCCACCGATCTCCTCCACGCCTCCGCCACCGCAGGAGGACGAGGACGAGGCGTGGCCAGAGATCATGGAACAGTTCGGCATCCAGCTCATCAGCCTCGCTGAGCAGATGCGCATCTCGCTCGACGGGCTCGAGGCCGACGAGGACGATCCCGAGCGGCTGAAGAAGCTCTACGAGGTCGACCACGCCGTCACCCGCATGCGGCGGGCGAGCCGCGACCTGCGTACGCTCGCGGGCCGCGCCGAGGACGAGATGGGCGGCATCGACACCTCGCTGCTGGACATCATCCGGATGGCGCTGTCGGGCATCGAGCGCTACAACCAGGTGACGATCGGGCGGGTGAGCGACCTGGCTGTCATCGGCTACGCCGCCGACGACGTCTCCTGCCTGATCGCGGCGCTGCTGGACAACGCGACGAAATACTCCCCGGGCGCGGTGACGATCAACGTCCACCTGGCCGACGCTGGAGATGTGCTGTTCCGCATCGAGGACACCGGCATCGGCATCCCGGAGCGGTCGGTGGGACGCCTCAACGCGCTGCTCGCCGGCCCGATCGTGGAGCTGGTCAGCAAGTCCGGCAGCCACACCGGCTTCCCGGTGGTGCACCGGATCGCCCGCAAGTACGACATCGACGTACGCCTCGCCACCCGCCCCGCTCCGGGCAACGGGATGATCGCGATGGTGACGGTGCCGGCCCAGCTCCTGTGCGAGGTCCCGGTCGCGCCGATGGAGCGGGCCGAGGCGCCGACGACGTCAAGCGCGAGCAGCATCGCGGTCCTGCCCCCGGCCCCGCGCCGGCGTGGACCCCAGGCCGTGCCGCGGCCGGCGGCCCAGGCGGCCCGGCCGGAGACGCGATCGTCCTCCCTCGAGCCTGTTCGGAGGCCCATGCAACAGTCCTCGCCGGAGACGGGATCGTTCCCCGTGCAGCAGCCGGCACGACACCCCGCGGCGCAGTTCGCTCCGCCACCCAGCGAGCAGCCGTCTCAGGATCTGTCCACCGACACCATGAAGACTCCGATCCCGCTCCCGGGTGAGACGGCTGGGACGGATGAGACGAACGAGACCTCAACGCCGGCCGAGCAGAGCGGCCCAGTAGAGTCGGGTGCGCTCCCGCGCCGGGAGCCGGTCAGCCTGCGCACCAATCAGACTGAGCCGGATGCAGCCGTTGGACAGCAGACCGCTGAGACGTCACCCGAGGACCAGTCGGCGGCCCGGCACTCCTTCGCCGACGACCTCGACGCGTTCTCCCTTGGTAGCTAA
- a CDS encoding roadblock/LC7 domain-containing protein — translation MESPVAPRDPKEFSWLIDNFASSTPGVTHALIVSSDGLPLIGAGGMSANVADPLAAMTAGVISLGNNIAREVGEPGCDQVMLKFHTGHFLFMGIGDLAGFAVLVGAGANLGVVAHKMAQMVDAVGHVLTPQMRDELRQMTVSSMAGERA, via the coding sequence ATGGAAAGCCCGGTCGCCCCCCGCGACCCCAAGGAATTCAGCTGGCTGATCGACAACTTCGCCAGCTCCACCCCCGGTGTGACCCATGCGCTGATCGTCTCCTCCGACGGCCTCCCGTTGATCGGTGCCGGCGGCATGTCCGCCAACGTCGCCGATCCGCTCGCCGCGATGACCGCCGGAGTGATCAGTCTCGGCAACAACATCGCCCGCGAGGTGGGCGAGCCGGGCTGCGACCAGGTGATGCTGAAGTTCCACACCGGACACTTCCTCTTCATGGGCATCGGTGACCTGGCCGGCTTCGCCGTCCTCGTCGGTGCCGGCGCCAACCTGGGCGTCGTGGCCCACAAGATGGCGCAGATGGTCGACGCCGTCGGCCACGTACTCACCCCGCAGATGCGCGACGAGCTGCGTCAGATGACGGTCAGCTCGATGGCAGGGGAGAGGGCGTGA
- a CDS encoding DUF742 domain-containing protein — protein sequence MSGNPWVRPYVLTGGRTQTKHQLYVHTLVSAAHFDARAATKLTPESRRLYDRVRLGPQSVAELSAHCGISLGVTRVLLEDLASTEHLQINDGAYDSPFDHRLLKRVIDGLSELG from the coding sequence GTGAGCGGTAACCCGTGGGTACGTCCTTACGTACTGACCGGCGGCCGCACCCAGACCAAGCACCAGCTCTACGTGCACACGCTGGTCTCCGCGGCGCACTTCGACGCGCGCGCGGCGACCAAGCTGACCCCGGAGTCGCGTCGGCTCTACGACCGCGTACGCCTCGGTCCGCAGTCGGTCGCGGAGCTCTCCGCACACTGTGGGATCTCCCTCGGCGTGACTCGTGTGCTGCTCGAGGACCTCGCCTCGACGGAGCACCTGCAGATCAATGACGGGGCCTACGACTCCCCGTTCGACCACCGTCTGTTGAAGAGAGTTATCGATGGCCTTTCCGAGCTCGGCTGA
- a CDS encoding GTP-binding protein encodes MAFPSSADRPALTVTSAKIVVAGGFGVGKSTMVASVSEIPPVNTEAWMTQAGESVDPLSDASAKTTTTVAMDFGRVTLAPDLLLYLFGTPGQPRFWPMWDDLCRGASGAVVLVDTRQLDASFPAVNYFENDSDVPFIVAVNLFDGKLTHSLEKVRDALCLDERTPLVTVDARDRRSTAKTLVTCLTHTMKTTPTRA; translated from the coding sequence ATGGCCTTTCCGAGCTCGGCTGACCGCCCGGCGCTGACCGTCACCTCTGCCAAGATCGTGGTCGCAGGTGGTTTCGGCGTCGGGAAGTCAACCATGGTCGCCTCGGTCTCCGAGATCCCGCCGGTCAATACCGAGGCGTGGATGACGCAGGCCGGTGAGTCGGTGGACCCGCTCTCGGACGCGAGTGCGAAGACGACCACCACGGTGGCGATGGACTTCGGCCGGGTCACCCTCGCCCCCGACCTGCTGCTCTACCTCTTCGGCACCCCGGGGCAGCCCCGGTTCTGGCCGATGTGGGACGACCTGTGCCGCGGCGCCAGCGGTGCCGTCGTGCTGGTCGACACCCGCCAGCTCGACGCGTCCTTCCCGGCGGTCAACTACTTCGAGAACGACTCCGACGTCCCGTTCATCGTCGCGGTGAACCTGTTCGACGGGAAGCTGACGCACTCGCTGGAGAAGGTGCGCGACGCGCTCTGCCTCGACGAGCGGACTCCGCTGGTGACCGTGGACGCCCGCGACCGCAGGTCGACGGCCAAGACCCTGGTCACCTGCCTGACGCACACGATGAAAACCACCCCCACACGCGCCTGA
- a CDS encoding styrene monooxygenase/indole monooxygenase family protein, with protein sequence MRKILIVGAGQAGMQLALSLQVEGYEVTVMSARTPDELRDGWPMSTQVMFEPALAYERAYGLNLWEDEAPRIPAVGISVSPEPGVRALKFDGPWEPYAMSVDQRLKMSTWLELFEDRGGRIIYHPVMTSDLAGLASMYDLTLIAAGKGEIVDLFDRDPVRSKYDKPGRALSAIYLHGMVEPDDFPAGSMRINVAPGVGELFVISALTQFGPSRVAFVEAIPEGPFDCFWDRPRPDEHLRRLQHVMLEHMPWEGELMRDCEPTDARASLSGAFTGMVRKPYAEVADGTYVFGMGDVVVVNDPIAGQGSNNAAHCAGIYTQAILERGDQPFDPEWMQATFETFWENRAQHSTGLTDALLNPLPDHVQQVLGAATQYQPVADRFTRLFPHPEDLGPFLGDPEAALAYVAEVAEADAAARA encoded by the coding sequence TTGCGCAAGATCCTGATCGTCGGCGCCGGACAGGCGGGCATGCAGCTCGCCCTCAGCCTCCAGGTCGAGGGCTATGAGGTGACGGTCATGTCCGCGCGTACGCCCGACGAGCTGCGCGACGGCTGGCCGATGTCGACCCAGGTCATGTTCGAGCCCGCGCTCGCCTACGAGCGCGCCTACGGCCTGAACCTGTGGGAGGACGAGGCGCCACGCATCCCCGCGGTCGGCATCTCGGTCAGTCCGGAGCCCGGTGTGAGGGCCCTGAAGTTCGACGGCCCGTGGGAGCCGTACGCGATGTCCGTCGACCAGCGGCTGAAGATGTCGACCTGGCTGGAGCTGTTCGAGGACCGCGGCGGTCGGATCATCTACCACCCCGTGATGACCTCCGACCTGGCCGGCCTGGCGTCGATGTACGACCTGACGCTGATCGCGGCGGGCAAGGGCGAGATCGTCGACCTGTTCGACCGCGACCCGGTGAGGTCGAAGTACGACAAGCCCGGCCGTGCGCTGTCGGCCATCTACCTCCACGGCATGGTCGAGCCCGACGACTTCCCGGCCGGGAGCATGCGGATCAACGTCGCGCCCGGGGTCGGCGAGCTGTTCGTGATCAGCGCCCTGACCCAGTTCGGACCGAGCCGGGTGGCGTTCGTCGAGGCGATCCCGGAGGGCCCGTTCGACTGTTTCTGGGACCGCCCACGGCCCGACGAGCACCTGCGCCGGCTGCAGCACGTGATGCTCGAGCACATGCCGTGGGAGGGCGAGCTGATGCGTGACTGCGAGCCGACCGACGCCCGCGCCTCGCTCTCTGGTGCCTTCACCGGCATGGTCCGCAAGCCGTACGCCGAGGTGGCCGACGGCACCTACGTGTTCGGTATGGGCGACGTCGTCGTGGTCAACGACCCGATCGCCGGGCAGGGCTCCAACAATGCCGCCCACTGCGCGGGCATCTACACCCAGGCGATCCTCGAGCGCGGTGACCAGCCGTTCGACCCGGAATGGATGCAGGCGACCTTCGAGACCTTCTGGGAGAACCGGGCCCAGCACTCGACCGGTCTGACCGACGCGCTGCTCAACCCGCTGCCCGACCACGTCCAGCAGGTGCTCGGTGCGGCCACCCAGTATCAGCCCGTCGCCGACCGGTTCACCCGACTGTTCCCGCACCCGGAGGACCTCGGGCCGTTCCTGGGCGATCCGGAGGCGGCGCTCGCGTACGTCGCGGAGGTCGCCGAGGCCGACGCGGCGGCCAGGGCTTGA
- the infA gene encoding translation initiation factor IF-1: MPKKEGVIEIEGTVVEALPNAMFRVELSNGHKVLAHISGKMRQHYIRILPEDRVVVELSPYDLTRGRIVYRYK, from the coding sequence ATGCCGAAGAAAGAAGGCGTGATCGAGATCGAGGGCACCGTAGTGGAGGCCCTTCCCAACGCCATGTTCCGTGTGGAGCTGAGCAACGGACACAAGGTTCTCGCCCACATCAGCGGCAAGATGCGACAGCACTACATCCGGATCCTTCCTGAGGACCGCGTGGTGGTCGAGCTGTCCCCCTACGACCTGACGCGCGGTCGGATCGTCTACCGGTACAAGTAA
- the rpmJ gene encoding 50S ribosomal protein L36 yields the protein MKVNPSVKKICDKCKVIRRHGRVMVICENPRHKQRQG from the coding sequence ATGAAGGTCAACCCGAGCGTGAAGAAGATCTGTGACAAGTGCAAGGTGATCCGTCGCCACGGCCGCGTCATGGTGATCTGCGAGAACCCGCGCCACAAGCAGCGCCAGGGCTGA
- the rpsM gene encoding 30S ribosomal protein S13, translating to MARLQGVDLPRDKRVEIALTYIYGIGRTTSQKLLEATGVNPNTRVHALAEDELVKLRDEIEAQGIQTEGDLRREVQADIRRKIEIGSYQGRRHRQGLPVRGQRTKTNARTRKGPKRTVAGKKKAK from the coding sequence ATGGCACGCCTCCAAGGTGTTGACCTTCCGCGCGACAAGCGCGTGGAGATCGCTCTCACCTACATCTACGGCATCGGCCGTACCACCTCGCAGAAGCTCCTCGAGGCCACCGGCGTCAACCCGAACACCCGGGTGCACGCTCTGGCCGAGGACGAGCTGGTCAAGCTCCGCGACGAGATCGAGGCCCAGGGCATCCAGACCGAGGGTGACCTCCGTCGTGAGGTCCAGGCTGACATCCGCCGCAAGATCGAGATCGGCAGCTACCAGGGTCGCCGTCACCGCCAGGGCCTCCCGGTCCGCGGTCAGCGCACCAAGACCAACGCGCGCACCCGCAAGGGCCCGAAGCGCACCGTCGCCGGCAAGAAGAAGGCCAAGTGA
- the rpsK gene encoding 30S ribosomal protein S11: MPPKTRQGATKIRRKEKKNVAQGEAHIKSTFNNTIVTITDPTGAVISWASAGTVGFKGSRKSTPFAAQMAAEAAGRRAMDHGMKKIDVFVKGPGSGRETAIRSLGAIGLEVGTIQDVTPAPHNGCRPPKRRRV, encoded by the coding sequence ATGCCTCCGAAGACCCGTCAGGGTGCGACGAAGATCCGTCGCAAGGAGAAGAAGAACGTCGCTCAGGGCGAGGCCCACATCAAGAGCACGTTCAACAACACGATCGTCACGATCACCGACCCGACCGGTGCGGTGATCTCGTGGGCCTCGGCCGGCACCGTCGGCTTCAAGGGCTCGCGTAAGTCCACCCCGTTCGCGGCTCAGATGGCCGCCGAGGCCGCTGGCCGCCGCGCGATGGACCACGGCATGAAGAAGATCGACGTCTTCGTCAAGGGCCCGGGCTCGGGCCGCGAGACCGCGATCCGTTCCCTGGGTGCGATCGGCCTCGAGGTCGGCACCATCCAGGACGTCACGCCGGCCCCGCACAACGGTTGCCGTCCGCCCAAGCGCCGCCGCGTTTGA
- the rpsD gene encoding 30S ribosomal protein S4, translated as MARYTGPMTRKSRRLGVDLVGNDAAFEKRPYPPGQHGRGRIKESEYLLQLREKQKARFTYGVMEKQFASYYAEAHRRDGKTGDNLLQLLEGRLDNVVYRAGFARTRRQARQLVVHGHFLVNGKKVNVPSFQVSAHDVIDVREKSLEMTPFIVARETHGERVVPAWLEAVPSRMRILVHQLPVRAQIDVPVQEQLIVEYYSKL; from the coding sequence ATGGCCCGTTACACCGGACCCATGACCCGCAAGTCGCGCCGTCTCGGTGTCGACCTTGTCGGCAACGACGCAGCGTTCGAGAAGCGCCCCTACCCGCCGGGTCAGCACGGCCGCGGCCGCATCAAGGAGAGCGAGTACCTCCTCCAGCTTCGTGAGAAGCAGAAGGCTCGCTTCACCTACGGCGTGATGGAGAAGCAGTTCGCTTCCTACTACGCCGAGGCCCACCGTCGCGACGGCAAGACCGGTGACAACCTGCTCCAGCTGCTCGAGGGCCGCCTGGACAACGTCGTCTACCGTGCCGGCTTCGCCCGCACCCGCCGCCAGGCCCGCCAGCTGGTCGTCCACGGCCACTTCCTGGTCAACGGCAAGAAGGTCAACGTGCCTTCGTTCCAGGTCTCGGCTCACGACGTCATCGACGTTCGCGAGAAGTCGCTGGAGATGACCCCGTTCATCGTGGCTCGCGAGACCCACGGCGAGCGCGTCGTCCCGGCCTGGCTCGAGGCTGTCCCGAGCCGGATGCGCATCCTGGTTCACCAGCTCCCCGTCCGGGCTCAGATCGACGTCCCGGTCCAGGAGCAGCTGATCGTCGAGTACTACTCGAAGCTCTGA
- a CDS encoding DNA-directed RNA polymerase subunit alpha, with the protein MLIAQRPTLSEESVEEFRSRFVIEPLEPGFGYTLGNSLRRTLLSSIPGASVTSIKIDGVLHEFSTIEGVKEDVTEIILNLKGLVVSSEHDEPVTMYLRKSGAGDVTAADIAPPAGVEVHNPDLKIATLSDKGKIELELVVERGRGYVSAVQNKGAENEIGRIPVDSIYSPVLKVSYKVEATRVEQRTDFDKLVIDVETKPSIAPRDAIASAGKTLVELFGLARELNVDAEGIDIGPSPVDEQLAADLALPVEDLQLTVRSYNCLKREGIHTVGELISRSEQDLLDIRNFGAKSIDEVKLKLHEMGLSLKDSAPGFDPSAALAAYGDDDDDAFVEDEQY; encoded by the coding sequence GTGCTTATCGCACAGCGCCCCACCCTGTCGGAAGAGTCCGTCGAGGAGTTCCGCTCCCGCTTCGTGATCGAGCCCCTCGAGCCGGGCTTCGGTTACACGCTGGGCAACTCTCTTCGCCGCACCCTGCTCTCCTCGATCCCCGGTGCTTCGGTCACCTCGATCAAGATCGACGGCGTTCTCCACGAGTTCTCGACCATCGAGGGCGTCAAGGAGGATGTCACCGAGATCATCCTCAACCTCAAGGGTCTGGTCGTCTCCTCCGAGCACGACGAGCCCGTGACCATGTACCTGCGCAAGTCCGGTGCCGGTGATGTCACCGCCGCCGACATCGCGCCGCCGGCCGGTGTCGAGGTGCACAACCCCGACCTGAAGATCGCGACGCTGTCCGACAAGGGCAAGATCGAGCTCGAGCTCGTCGTCGAGCGCGGTCGTGGCTACGTCTCCGCGGTCCAGAACAAGGGCGCCGAGAACGAGATCGGCCGGATCCCGGTCGACTCGATCTACTCGCCGGTCCTCAAGGTCAGCTACAAGGTCGAGGCCACCCGTGTCGAGCAGCGCACGGACTTCGACAAGCTCGTCATCGACGTCGAGACCAAGCCGTCGATCGCTCCCCGCGACGCGATCGCCTCGGCCGGTAAGACCCTGGTCGAGCTCTTCGGCCTGGCCCGTGAGCTGAACGTCGACGCCGAGGGCATCGACATCGGCCCGTCGCCGGTCGACGAGCAGCTCGCCGCCGACCTCGCCCTCCCGGTCGAGGACCTGCAGCTGACCGTCCGTTCCTACAACTGCCTCAAGCGCGAGGGCATCCACACCGTGGGTGAGCTCATCTCGCGCTCGGAGCAGGACCTGCTCGACATCCGCAACTTCGGCGCCAAGTCGATCGACGAGGTCAAGCTGAAGCTGCACGAGATGGGCCTGTCGCTCAAGGACAGCGCTCCCGGCTTCGACCCGTCCGCCGCCCTCGCCGCCTACGGTGACGATGACGACGACGCGTTCGTCGAGGACGAGCAGTACTGA
- the rplQ gene encoding 50S ribosomal protein L17 produces MPTPKKGARLGGSPAHQKLIVSNLATALFENGRITTTEAKARVLRPVAEKLITKAKKGDLHNRREVLKTIRDKSVVHTLFTEIAEQFAERPGGYTRITKIGPRKGDNAPMAVIELVNEAYEPKTKAAPAAAAPVAAPAEEKVEEAPVEETAAEETTETEAAAEEAPAAETTEDDAKA; encoded by the coding sequence ATGCCTACCCCGAAGAAGGGTGCCCGCCTCGGCGGTTCGCCCGCGCACCAGAAGCTGATCGTCTCGAACCTCGCCACCGCGCTGTTCGAGAACGGCCGCATCACCACCACCGAGGCCAAGGCCCGGGTTCTCCGCCCCGTCGCGGAGAAGCTGATCACCAAGGCCAAGAAGGGTGACCTGCACAACCGTCGCGAGGTCCTCAAGACCATCCGCGACAAGTCCGTCGTGCACACCCTCTTCACCGAGATCGCCGAGCAGTTCGCGGAGCGTCCGGGTGGCTACACCCGGATCACCAAGATCGGTCCCCGCAAGGGCGACAACGCTCCGATGGCTGTGATCGAGCTCGTCAACGAGGCCTACGAGCCGAAGACCAAGGCTGCTCCGGCTGCCGCGGCTCCGGTTGCCGCCCCCGCTGAGGAGAAGGTCGAGGAGGCGCCGGTCGAGGAGACCGCTGCCGAGGAGACCACCGAGACCGAGGCTGCTGCCGAGGAGGCTCCCGCTGCGGAGACCACCGAGGACGACGCCAAGGCCTGA
- a CDS encoding ketopantoate reductase family protein codes for MRYVIFGAGAVGGVVGGLLHRAGIDVTLVARGEHLRAIQDAGLSLDTPGGVLTLDVAAVADASQVSWTEDTVVLLSVKGQQTEAALEDLAAYAPPGTPVVAMQNGVANEARILRRFSGTYAIHVVLPATFLTPGAVVQDSGNTPGILDIGRYPAGVDETAGAIANDLVKAGFLSEPRADIMAWKHRKLLNNLGNGINAAIAPGPSDEEIYARCLAEAEAALAAAGISVVTADQDRARRADHITGRGRRNHSSTWQSLARGSGVEIDYLSGEIVLLGRLHGVPTPVNEAIQRAVHDIARTGAEPGSLDGAAFLAGL; via the coding sequence ATGCGCTACGTGATCTTCGGAGCAGGAGCCGTCGGTGGTGTCGTGGGCGGCCTGCTGCACAGGGCAGGGATCGACGTCACCTTGGTGGCACGCGGGGAGCACCTCCGCGCGATCCAGGACGCCGGCCTCAGCCTGGACACGCCGGGCGGCGTCCTGACCCTCGACGTCGCCGCCGTCGCGGACGCGAGCCAGGTCTCCTGGACCGAGGACACCGTCGTGCTCCTCAGCGTCAAGGGCCAGCAGACCGAGGCCGCGCTCGAGGATCTCGCTGCGTACGCTCCACCGGGCACGCCGGTGGTCGCCATGCAGAACGGCGTCGCGAACGAGGCGCGGATCCTGCGCCGGTTCTCCGGGACGTACGCCATCCACGTCGTCCTCCCCGCGACCTTCCTGACCCCGGGTGCGGTCGTCCAGGACTCCGGCAACACGCCCGGCATCCTCGACATCGGCCGCTACCCGGCCGGCGTCGACGAGACTGCCGGTGCGATCGCGAACGATCTCGTCAAGGCCGGGTTCCTCAGCGAGCCGCGCGCCGACATCATGGCCTGGAAGCACCGCAAGCTGCTCAACAACCTCGGGAACGGCATCAACGCCGCGATCGCCCCCGGGCCCAGCGACGAGGAGATCTACGCCCGTTGCCTGGCCGAGGCGGAGGCCGCTCTCGCCGCCGCCGGCATCAGCGTCGTCACCGCCGACCAGGACCGGGCCCGGCGGGCCGACCACATCACCGGGCGCGGCCGCCGCAACCACAGCTCGACGTGGCAGAGTCTCGCCCGCGGCAGTGGCGTCGAGATCGACTACCTCTCCGGCGAGATCGTCCTGCTCGGCCGCCTCCACGGCGTCCCGACCCCGGTCAACGAGGCCATCCAGCGCGCGGTCCACGACATCGCGCGCACCGGTGCGGAGCCCGGCAGCCTCGACGGCGCCGCGTTCCTCGCTGGTCTCTGA
- the truA gene encoding tRNA pseudouridine(38-40) synthase TruA, producing MRIRIDLAYDGTMFHGWATQPGLRTVQGELQAALATALRVPSTGERSQVWVTVAGRTDSGVHARGQVAHFDIDADVLEASRGRSEQTPLDSLVRRLNGILPADLRVRAAVEAPVGFNARFSALSRRYVYRIVDDPAFVDPLQRGHVLYRTRPLDLSLMNVASADLVGLNDFASFCKPREGATTIRELRQLSWERRPDGIIEATVLADAFCHSMVRSLVGCLMVIGEGRKDVSWAKESLASRSRSSSIPIAPANGLTLEEVAYPPDEQLAAQHERTMNRREASELDRD from the coding sequence GTGCGCATCAGGATCGACCTCGCCTACGACGGCACCATGTTCCACGGCTGGGCGACCCAGCCGGGGCTGCGTACGGTCCAGGGCGAGCTGCAGGCCGCGCTGGCGACCGCGTTGCGGGTGCCGTCGACGGGGGAGCGGTCCCAGGTGTGGGTGACGGTCGCCGGGCGCACCGACTCGGGCGTGCACGCCCGCGGTCAGGTCGCACACTTCGACATCGACGCCGACGTGCTCGAGGCCTCGCGAGGCCGCTCGGAGCAGACGCCGCTCGACTCGCTGGTGCGCCGGCTGAACGGGATCCTCCCGGCCGACCTCCGCGTACGTGCCGCCGTCGAGGCGCCGGTGGGCTTCAACGCCCGGTTCTCGGCGCTGTCGCGACGCTACGTCTACCGGATCGTCGACGACCCGGCCTTCGTCGACCCGCTGCAGCGCGGGCACGTGCTCTACCGGACCCGGCCGCTCGACCTGTCGCTGATGAATGTCGCCTCCGCCGACCTCGTCGGGCTCAACGACTTCGCCAGCTTCTGCAAGCCGCGCGAGGGCGCGACCACGATCCGCGAGCTGCGCCAGCTCAGCTGGGAGCGGCGCCCCGACGGGATCATCGAGGCGACGGTGCTCGCCGACGCCTTCTGTCACTCGATGGTGCGCTCGCTGGTCGGGTGCCTGATGGTGATCGGGGAGGGGCGCAAGGACGTCAGCTGGGCCAAGGAGTCGCTTGCCTCGCGTTCACGGTCCTCGTCGATCCCGATCGCGCCGGCCAACGGCCTGACCCTCGAAGAGGTCGCCTACCCGCCCGACGAGCAGCTGGCGGCCCAGCACGAACGCACCATGAACCGCAGAGAGGCGAGCGAGCTTGACCGGGACTGA